Part of the Vibrio penaeicida genome is shown below.
CCCAAATAAAAGTATGGTTGCCAGTATTGGAGCCATTAAATAGCTAAATGCCATTTGAAAGGGCACATATACCCCAAACATCATCAGTCGCTTTATCAATTCCATACTATTCTCTCTAGTTAAAAATGAGCGTGCTCATAAACTAAGTTGAGCGCGCTCAAAAATCAAGTGAATTTGGAAGAAAGCGTGTAAATTGAATTGCGCAATGTGGCAGAAAAACGGCAAAATAGGTGCAGTGAATGGTGGTCTGAAGAGCCGTGTATATTTGAAGGTGTGTAAGTTTGCAAAAAGAGTCTAAGAGAGAGCGTACGAGAAATCATATACTGACGTGTGCGTGGACATTGTTTGAGGAATGTTCATACACGGCGACAACCACACGCCAGATATCGGAAAGGGCTGGAGTGGCAAATGGTACCGTTTTCTCTCATTTCCCTACAAAATATGATTTATTGACTGCGGGCATACAGGAGAGAGTTGCTTGCGTGTTGAAAGAAGCCTCAGCCAGCGACACACAATCTGAACCTTCAGAAAGGCTTGTCCATTATGCGAGATATTTATATCGCTACTACTTGGATAACCGCGAATTCGCTATAGAAATTTTTAGAGAGTTGATTTGGCAACCAGAGCGTATCGAAGCGCAAATTGTTGAGTTTCAGGCGCGCCTCTATTCAAAGCAACCTGAATTTGATGTTCTAAAATCGAGTGTGCTGATGGATTTATACTTTATGGTATTGATAAAAGGGTTAAATGACTCTTCCAGTACCGCCGATAGCATGATAAAAACGCTGGAAAGAAAAGTTGCCTTAGTGGCTTGATAAAATCAAAGAGAATGAAAATGAAAGCAGAAGTAAAGTGGATTGATGGATTCAAATTTCTAGGCACGTCGAATTCGGGGCATTCACTTGTGATGGACGGCAGTGGGGGTGAACACGCTCCGAGTCCGATGGAAGTTGTGTTAATGGCGTCAGGCGGATGCAGTTCAGTCGACGTTGTTGATGGGTTGAAGTCTAAGAATCAAAAAATCACAGATTGTGTCGCCGAAATCAGATCCGAAAGAAGGGAAAGTGCCCCTAAGCTCTTTACCGAAATTCATATTCATTTCAAAGTTACTGGATATGAACTCGATGAGTCACTTGTCGCGAAAGTAGTCTCCGATTCTTTAGAAAAGTATTGCTCCGTTTGCCTTATGCTTGGTAACGGAATCGAGATGACACACAGTTTCGAAATCATACCAGCTTAATAGATTCCTATGGCTGCTTACTAAACGTAAGTAGCCTCACCTAAGGTCGATATTCCCTAGTTATTCGGTAAAGCATGCAAAAATTTTTGATAGTGGTTCTAGGTAAACGCCTAGTTAACAACCAACTTACCCTTGAGTCTCGCTCTAGGGTCGAAGGATTAGTTCAATTTCTGCAATCATTAAACAACACCGATAAAAAAATAGTGATTGGCTTTTGTGGAGGGGTCACTCATGGTAATCAGAGCTCAGAAGCTGAAGAGATGCATCGGTACTTTAAAGCAGCGTCTTTGGGCGTAAAACTTCCTGTCATTAGCGAGATATTAGTAGAAAACAATTCGACCAGTACGGTAGAGAACATTCAAATGCTCTCTTCTATTTTGATTGAGTGTGGAGCCTTCAAAAGTAACGAAGAAATCCAATTGGTCTTAGTTTCAAACGACTATCACTTGGAACGTATTTTTGAAATACAAGAATTGATTGATGAGCAAGGCTTGCTGAGAGAGCTACAAAAACGCTGCTTGACTGAAGGGATAAAATTAAGCATCCCTTACTGTATCGATAAGCATGTTGCTGTTCGCTATCCATATGCTCAGGAGCATGACAATGCAAAACTCTTTTTACAAGTTGAGCGTTTGACCACTTATCGCGTCTTCCTTGAAGGCGTTTACGCAAATAGTATTGTTAGACCACTGAAAGAAGTTCAAAAGATACCCTTAAGCATTGCGTTTAGCTCACTCAAGCAAGCTCGCGAAATAGCCACCCAGCAGAATCAAAGTATCGTACTGTCTGTTTTAGATTTAATCGAACGCGCGGTTAAGGAAACGGAAACGACTCTAGCCCTACGCACTGTTCGAGAAGTGTTAGGAGTATTAGACGTGAATTTAAATATGCTAAACAGAATGCTCGATCCCGAGCTTATGAACGATGAACACTGGTGGAAGCGTTAAGGTACATCATAGGAAATCCCTTTCTCGCTGAACCAATTACCGTGTGGGTACTTGGGTTTAAGTTACCTATATAAAACGCAGCCTAGCTGTTGTTGCGAAAATATTCCCATTCCTCAATGCTCGTCCCGTCTTCGAATTCACAATAGCCAATTTGTCCGTCTTTTGTATCAACAATATTTACTTTACCGCCTTTCTTTACACAGAACTCGGAGGCAGGGTTCGCCATCGATAAGGCAGCAGCTTTGTCACGACTATTATTTTTTTCAGCGCACCCGGTTAACAGAGCTCCTGAGCATAAAGCAAAAATTAGAGTGTTCTTATACCCAAGTAACCTCAAGATGCTTGGTTCAGCGAGAATCAACTGGCTTTCAGACAAGGCAACGATATGAAGATCTAGTCATTCTAAATCAAGAATCGGTAACGCAGTATGAAAGCCAATTAAACTCGCCCTTGGGAGCCCATATTCTGTCCCACTTCATCGTCAAAGAACTTGGAAAGGACTCGCCATTCCACTGCGTTCTTTTCCTTGAATTGAAACAGAATATGAGGCTCTGAATCCTGCATCTTGAGGTCACTTGGGTATAAACATGTTTAACCCCTAAAAATCTGATAATAAATGGTAATTTCTTAGAAATGTAATCTCAGTAGCGGAAAAAACAGGTGAAGGGGTCTATATTAACAGTGATATTTAGTTTCAAAGTCGATAAACGCTTGCTGTTTCGAGTTAAAAGTAAAGCCTAGAATACTTCGATGCCGCTTCAGCAAACTATACGTAGTTTACCGTGAACTTGAAATAGGTATTATGTCAAATCAATGAAAGTTTGGCATTGGTATATGTTCAATAACAGGCAAGGAAAGCAAAAATGTCTGAGAAAAAATTTCGGCTTGTAACCCGTAGTGACTTCGATGGATTGGTTTGTGCAGTACTTTTGAAGAAGTTGGATTTAATTGATGATATTAAATTCGTACATCCAAAAGACATGCAAGACGGGATTGTAGAAATATCAAGCGACGATATCGTAACTAACCTGCCTTATGTTCATAATGCGCATTTAGTGTTTGATCACCACTTGTCGGAAACCATAAGAAACACTGGTGATAGACCAAATCATATTATTGATCCAGATGCACCATCGGCTGCTCGTGTGGTTTGGGAACATTATGGTGGTGAAAAAGTATTTCCAGCATCATGGAACGACATGATGGTTGCGGTTGATAAAGGCGATTCAGCGCAGTTTACGCGTGATGAAGTTATTGATGCTCAAGGTTGGAACTTACTCAATTTCTTAATGGATGCGCGTACTGGTCTCGGTCGATTCCGCGAGTTTAGGATCTCAAACTATAACCTCATGATGGATCTGATCGATTATTGCAAGAATCACACAATCGAAGAAATACTTGCTTTGCCGGATGTGAGTGAGCGTATTGATCTCTATCGTGAGCACAATATTAAATTTCAGGATCAAATCCAGCGATGCGCTACGGTTCACGATAATTTGATTTTGCTCGATCTCACTAACGAAGACGTGATTTTCGCAGGAAACCGATTCCTCATTTATGCACTGTATCCACAGTGTAATATTTCAATTCATAAAATGTGGGGCTTCCAGAAACAGAACATTGTTTTTGCTACAGGAAAATCTATCTTCGATCGTGGTTCTAAAACGAATGTTGGCGAATTGATGCTTAAGTATGGCGGTGGTGGGCACCAAGCGGCGGGCACATGCCAGATCGCGGTTAATAGTGCTGAATCTGTCGAGAAAGAGCTTATTGCAACTATCAATGCTGATGGCTAGCTCTTTTAATATCCAGTAAAATTCGATAACCGAAACCCCAAAAAAGCTTTGCGTATGGCAAAGCTTTTCTTTTTATCCCGCCGCCGTTACACTCCGCGCTGAAGTCAATTAATCAGCGATAATATGAGACATTTAAGAACAACACGTCACCCTGATATCGATCATCTCGACGATAAAGTGATATTTAATAGAAATGCAGCGAGAGCTATTGTTTTACGTGGTGAAGATATCCTTATGCTCTATACCGAGAGATATCATGACTACACCATACCTGGTGGCGGTTTGGACGAAGGTGAAGATATTATTGCTGGAATGGTTCGAGAGCTGGAAGAAGAAACAGGTGCTCAAAACATCCGTAACGTTAAGCCTTATGGCATCTATGAAGAGTTCCGACCATGGTACAAAGATGATGCAGATATCGTTCACATGATTTCATACTGTTACACCTGTAAAGTTGACGACCAACTTGGGGAAACAAATTATGAAGAATATGAAATCAAGAATGGGATGAAGGCGGTATGGATGAATATCCACGAAGCCATTGCACACAACGAACGAACAATGGCTGAAAGCGACAAAAAGGGTATGAGCATAGAGCGCGAAACCTATCTATTGCACCTTATTGCCAAGGAACTTATATAAGCCTCTTTTCAGTTAAATTCTAGGTTATCGATTTAGCATCATTCTTTGATAGATCGACACTCTTCTGATGTTCATCCATTCTGAGACTTTAAGAAGCCACCTCCTTTATGCATGACGAGGTGGTTTTGCTTAGGCGCTGCAAAATCCCTTTCTATTTCTATTATCAAAGCCCTTACCATCTGAATTTCAAAGCATTTTTATATCATCCTTAAATGAAAATGTTCAGGGAAAAAACAGTGTATGCGTGCCCGTAAAAAAGATCAGATTTAGGTTGTCTCATATAATAATGATACTGTATATTTAAACAGTATCTAGCGATTTACTAAGGAATTAGCATGATTGGGTCAAAATTTGGCAAAGACAGCTTGATTTATCGCCATTTCTACGAGGTCGTCAGTGTAGCGGTAGGCATTTCATTGTTTGGCTATACAATGGTGCTTACAGAAATGCTCAATGGCTCATCACTTAACTTTTTACTTGCTATTGCATTATTTTTAATTTGGGCATCTATCTTTGCAATACAGTTTTTGGCTAATCGACGTGTCTTGAGTACCATGGTGTGGTTAGACGATTTCATCTATTTAGTGTGCCGCTCTTTAATTTTGTCAGTTGCTTTATATCTATTTACTCTGATCATGACTCTATCACTCACTCTGTATGGCAGTTTCGAATCGAATATAGAGAAGCAAATGCTACCCTTGCTCATGGCTACATGTTTGTTAGTTGTTTCTTTAATCGGGATGAAATTTACCTTTCGTAAGCCTCGCCAATACTCCAAATCGAGATTTGACCATATGCTAAGAGCAATGAAATAGGATGGCTTAAATTTATACCTAGCAACGCGAACTGGATTGGGTATAAGCTTCCTTTTTCACTAAAAGGTTATGAGTTCCTATGAATCAAATTATCCCTTTCGCATTTCGATTTCAAAAAGGGGCGGACTTAAAAGGTGCCATTGAGTCTGTCGTGATAGAAAAGGGTATTCAAGCTGGTTCTATTGCGTCGTGTGTTGGAAGTTTGTCTAGCTTGCATATACGGTTAGCTGGAGCTCAAGAATTTTTAAAGTTGGAAGAGCCACTAGAAATTGTCTCTATTATGGGGATGCTAACTCACTCCCATCAACACATACACATTTCTGTTGCAAACCGAAAAGGAGAGGTGTTTGGTGGGCATTTGATGCCTGGTTCAATCATTGATACTACTGCAGAGCTGATTGTTCATAGCTACAGTAATCTGGTTTTCACACGTGAGCCTGACAAGAGCACCGGTTTTACTGAGCTTGTAATAA
Proteins encoded:
- a CDS encoding PPC domain-containing DNA-binding protein, with product MNQIIPFAFRFQKGADLKGAIESVVIEKGIQAGSIASCVGSLSSLHIRLAGAQEFLKLEEPLEIVSIMGMLTHSHQHIHISVANRKGEVFGGHLMPGSIIDTTAELIVHSYSNLVFTREPDKSTGFTELVIKTN
- a CDS encoding putative hemolysin, producing MANPASEFCVKKGGKVNIVDTKDGQIGYCEFEDGTSIEEWEYFRNNS
- a CDS encoding exopolyphosphatase, which encodes MSEKKFRLVTRSDFDGLVCAVLLKKLDLIDDIKFVHPKDMQDGIVEISSDDIVTNLPYVHNAHLVFDHHLSETIRNTGDRPNHIIDPDAPSAARVVWEHYGGEKVFPASWNDMMVAVDKGDSAQFTRDEVIDAQGWNLLNFLMDARTGLGRFREFRISNYNLMMDLIDYCKNHTIEEILALPDVSERIDLYREHNIKFQDQIQRCATVHDNLILLDLTNEDVIFAGNRFLIYALYPQCNISIHKMWGFQKQNIVFATGKSIFDRGSKTNVGELMLKYGGGGHQAAGTCQIAVNSAESVEKELIATINADG
- a CDS encoding TetR/AcrR family transcriptional regulator — encoded protein: MFEECSYTATTTRQISERAGVANGTVFSHFPTKYDLLTAGIQERVACVLKEASASDTQSEPSERLVHYARYLYRYYLDNREFAIEIFRELIWQPERIEAQIVEFQARLYSKQPEFDVLKSSVLMDLYFMVLIKGLNDSSSTADSMIKTLERKVALVA
- a CDS encoding OsmC family protein — translated: MKAEVKWIDGFKFLGTSNSGHSLVMDGSGGEHAPSPMEVVLMASGGCSSVDVVDGLKSKNQKITDCVAEIRSERRESAPKLFTEIHIHFKVTGYELDESLVAKVVSDSLEKYCSVCLMLGNGIEMTHSFEIIPA
- a CDS encoding YdcF family protein produces the protein MQKFLIVVLGKRLVNNQLTLESRSRVEGLVQFLQSLNNTDKKIVIGFCGGVTHGNQSSEAEEMHRYFKAASLGVKLPVISEILVENNSTSTVENIQMLSSILIECGAFKSNEEIQLVLVSNDYHLERIFEIQELIDEQGLLRELQKRCLTEGIKLSIPYCIDKHVAVRYPYAQEHDNAKLFLQVERLTTYRVFLEGVYANSIVRPLKEVQKIPLSIAFSSLKQAREIATQQNQSIVLSVLDLIERAVKETETTLALRTVREVLGVLDVNLNMLNRMLDPELMNDEHWWKR
- a CDS encoding NUDIX hydrolase, encoding MRHLRTTRHPDIDHLDDKVIFNRNAARAIVLRGEDILMLYTERYHDYTIPGGGLDEGEDIIAGMVRELEEETGAQNIRNVKPYGIYEEFRPWYKDDADIVHMISYCYTCKVDDQLGETNYEEYEIKNGMKAVWMNIHEAIAHNERTMAESDKKGMSIERETYLLHLIAKELI